A window of Macaca mulatta isolate MMU2019108-1 chromosome 7, T2T-MMU8v2.0, whole genome shotgun sequence genomic DNA:
TTGAGGTAGTAGAAAATAAAACCAGTGACGCTGGTGATGTTGGTGTGGTTTTCTGTGACATACTAAGGAGACAACAGAAGATGGTCAGTGGCCAATCTCCATCCAGCTGGTACCTCTTGTGTATTTGTTCTGtccaaataaaagataaaagacaacatttgtgacacacacacaccagggctGGTTTCAGAGACCTTGCTCAAAAATGGCCAACAGGGCCATGACACAATTTTATATGAGAGCTACTATTTTTGCCTACTTCTTGTGGAAATCTGAGAGATGTGCCCAGCCTCAGGGGGCTGCTTCTCCCTCCAGGAGACAGAGCGAACAGACTTATGTGGTATTAGTCAGTTTGGATCTTCGTAAAAGACAACAGgagtgggtggcttaaacaacaaatactgattttcttacaattctgcaGTCTGAATGTCGAAGATCAAGGAGCTGGCAAAATTGGTTCTTAGTGTGGCTTCTTCCTGGCTTGCGGAGCGACACCTCCTAGTGCACTAGGTCTCCACACGGCCTCTTCTCTGGGTGCACGCGAAAAGAGAGAGGTTACATCATTAAAATCCCAGTATAGATCCATTGGATTTAAGGTTTCAGTAAATGAATTTCAAATAGGGCACCATTTGATTGACGACACAAATCAAGAGATGGTGagaatccatatatatatatattttaccattatGAGTCATGCAGGATTTATGAGTCATGCAGGAACTTGTAGGAAAGTTCCTAGTAATTGGTGAAACCGAAGCAGTAAGCAGAAAAATGTGCCTTCCTCCTTTCTTGCCTGGCACAACGATGTGAGGAAGCAGAACCACAGATATCAAAGAAAGAGGAGCCCTGGGGACAGCTGAGGTGCTGGTGAGGAGGGAGAGCACTGAGCAGATGAGGAAGCCCCGCCCTCCCTGCACCTGCTCCTGACCCGGCCTCCTGCTCTGTGGGCCCCGCGCGCCCCCTGCTGGTCCTGAGCGGCACCTGCGCCCGCCCCCTCCGCCTCCCTGCAGGGAGGTTTGTGTCTGGGCTCACACTCACCTCCCCTCACTGTGTCTCTCGCACAGTAATACACGGCCGTGTCCGCGGCGGTCACAGAGCTCAGCTTCAGGGAGAACTGGTTCTTGGACGTGTCTATTGAAATGGTGACTCGATTCTTGAGGGAGGGATTGTAGTTGGTGCCCCCACCACTACCATAGATGTACCCAATCCACTCCAGTCCCTTCCCTGGGGGCTGGCGGATCCAGCTCCAGTAGTAATCATCGCTGATGGAGCCACCAGAGACAGCGCAGGTGAGGGACAGGGTCTCCGAAGGCTTCACCAGTCCTGGGCCCGACTcctgcagctgcacctgggaCAAGACCCCTGTGAACAGAGAGACCCACAGTGAGCCCTGGGATCAGAGACAGCCTCCCATATCGTCATATCTGCATCCCCGAGACACTCACATCTGGGAGCTGCCaccaggaggaggaagaaccaCAGGTGCTTCATGTTCTTGCACAGGATGTCCGTGACTCTCAGAGAGCATTTCCCATGTGAGCAGGACCCTGAATTTAAGGAAATGTCTGGTGGTTTCCTGTGAGTGCCTAAGTGAGGATTTGCATGTGGGTGGTGCCTTTGTATGGAGAGGTGAAAAGGGATGAGGGAGGCCCCGGTCTTTTGTGTTCACCCTTGGAGGAGGATGTTGGCTGTGCCCTCTGAGAACTCAGTTctcttcctggggcctcccctcACCAAGCCCAGAGTCCTCTTCTTCCAGGTAGGAAACGTGCTGAAGGAGCTGGTCTGGGAGATGAGTGTGATCACGGATCAGGGACAGATTTTGGAATAGGGTCAACTGTTCTACCCTTAAAcattcatataaaaccaaaacaCACACCCAGGTCATCTAAATTGTCATTTACCTCTTCAGACACATTGATACAACAGCTGAGTGTAATAAGCACAGTGAATTGAGACAAACCTGGATCCATGCAATGTGTACTGTAGTTCAGAACATCCATCATGGTTAGAGGGACGCTACCTGTTCCAGGAAGTGCGTTATTTTTAAATAGCGCCTGATAACTGCCCTTCTGAGAACTTTTGAAATTTGAGATTATATGTGAGATCTCAGGAGAAGGTAGTGGGATATATCTCCATCCTTCTCAATGTGTGACCCTGAGAATGTGCCCTGACCTCTAAACACTTCTGTGTGAAAAGATGTACACTGGGGATAGCAATGacaacttcagataaaaacgcTATAGTACATCAGCACTGAAGGATAGTCTCATCACCAAGATTAGTGAAATTACCTTTCCTAGGAACCAGAGAGCAGCTCTGTAAGCCCTTCCCTCTGACAGAACAAGGAACTCTGGTTCTTCCCTGACAGGTCACACCTGTGAAACATGGCTGGACAATGACACTCAAGTCCAGCATTCGTACCCACATATTTACCAGTTCAGATCCATCTGTTTCTGAAAGACTTTCTCTTCCGCTGAATTGCATGAACATACCCTACGGTGTGCATTATTGCAACTTGGGCATTTCACATTAGTTTGgtgaattatataataaaaactaCTCCATGGATTTGTGGTAACAGGAGAGTCATCAGAAGCGGGGTGTGTTGTATAATCCGGCTAAACCTGGGCACTCTTCTTAGGAGCTGAACAAGTGGGCTGACCTTCTGTGAGAagacagagggaaagagacagacagactcAATATCCAGAGCGAAGTGAGCTCCTTGCCTACCTACCAGGTGGTCTCTGGGCCATTTGTTTGAACAGAAATACCTTCCTCACCCTCAGGAGAATT
This region includes:
- the LOC720985 gene encoding immunoglobulin heavy variable 4-59, producing the protein MLSESHGHPVQEHEAPVVLPPPGGSSQRVLSQVQLQESGPGLVKPSETLSLTCAVSGGSISDDYYWSWIRQPPGKGLEWIGYIYGSGGGTNYNPSLKNRVTISIDTSKNQFSLKLSSVTAADTAVYYCARDTVRGEKRPCGDLVH